The following are encoded together in the Halopseudomonas salegens genome:
- the petA gene encoding ubiquinol-cytochrome c reductase iron-sulfur subunit — protein MSNDGVNSGRRRFLVAATTVVGAAGAVGAAVPFVGSWFPSARARAAGAPVSVNISKLEQGQQIVAEWRGQPIFVTRRSAEALEILAENEAILADPQSQACDSPDYIDPRTRSIKPEILVVVGICTHLGCSPLFRPTVGAADMGADWKGGYYCPCHGSHYDMSGRVWRGQPAPLNLPVPPHSYETDDVIVVGVDEETA, from the coding sequence ATGAGTAATGACGGCGTGAATAGTGGCCGGCGTCGCTTCCTGGTAGCCGCCACCACTGTGGTGGGCGCTGCCGGAGCTGTTGGGGCGGCTGTTCCCTTTGTGGGTTCATGGTTCCCCAGCGCCCGGGCCAGGGCAGCGGGTGCGCCGGTGAGTGTGAATATCAGCAAGCTGGAGCAAGGTCAGCAAATCGTTGCCGAATGGCGCGGTCAGCCGATTTTTGTTACCCGGCGCAGTGCTGAAGCGCTGGAGATTCTGGCTGAGAATGAGGCCATCCTGGCAGATCCGCAATCGCAGGCCTGTGACAGTCCGGACTACATTGATCCGCGTACTCGATCGATCAAGCCCGAAATTCTGGTAGTGGTCGGAATCTGCACACACCTGGGTTGTTCGCCGCTGTTCCGTCCGACAGTGGGTGCCGCCGATATGGGAGCTGACTGGAAGGGTGGTTACTACTGTCCCTGTCACGGTTCGCATTACGATATGTCTGGTCGCGTCTGGCGCGGGCAGCCTGCTCCGTTGAACCTGCCGGTTCCGCCGCATTCCTATGAGACCGATGATGTCATCGTGGTTGGCGTGGATGAGGAGACTGCCTGA
- the rpsI gene encoding 30S ribosomal protein S9, with protein sequence MASQNYGTGRRKTATARVFLRPGNGNISVNNRSLENFFGRETARMVVRQPLELTESTEKFDVFVTVRGGGTTGQAGAIRHGITRALMEYDETLRGELRKAGYVTRDAREVERKKVGLRKARKRPQYSKR encoded by the coding sequence ATGGCGTCGCAAAACTACGGTACTGGCCGTCGTAAAACAGCCACCGCTCGGGTGTTCCTGCGTCCGGGCAACGGCAATATCTCCGTCAACAATCGTTCGCTGGAGAACTTCTTCGGCCGCGAAACAGCGCGCATGGTCGTACGCCAGCCGCTGGAGCTGACCGAGAGCACAGAAAAGTTTGATGTTTTTGTCACCGTTCGCGGTGGTGGAACTACCGGTCAGGCCGGTGCTATCCGTCATGGCATCACCCGTGCTCTGATGGAATACGACGAGACTCTGCGTGGCGAACTGCGTAAAGCGGGTTACGTTACCCGTGATGCACGTGAGGTCGAGCGTAAGAAAGTCGGTCTGCGTAAAGCGCGCAAGCGTCCGCAATACTCCAAGCGTTAA
- the rplM gene encoding 50S ribosomal protein L13, protein MKTFSAKPETVKRDWYVLDAEGLTLGRLATEVASRLRGKHKAEYTPHVDTGDYIVIVNAEKVHVTGNKAQDKIYYSHSGFPGGIKSINFEKLIQRAPERVIESAVKGMLPKNPLGRAMYRKLKVYKGAAHPHAAQQPQELKI, encoded by the coding sequence ATGAAAACCTTCAGCGCCAAACCGGAAACAGTAAAACGCGATTGGTACGTACTTGATGCCGAGGGCTTGACCCTGGGTCGTCTGGCTACCGAAGTTGCCAGTCGCTTGCGCGGCAAGCACAAGGCCGAGTACACCCCGCACGTTGATACCGGTGATTACATCGTTATTGTCAATGCCGAGAAGGTCCATGTGACCGGCAACAAGGCTCAGGACAAGATTTATTACAGCCACTCCGGCTTTCCGGGCGGCATCAAGTCGATCAACTTCGAGAAGTTGATCCAGCGTGCACCCGAGCGTGTCATTGAGTCTGCCGTAAAGGGTATGCTGCCGAAGAATCCCTTGGGTCGTGCCATGTACCGCAAGCTGAAAGTGTACAAAGGCGCTGCGCATCCTCATGCTGCTCAGCAACCCCAAGAACTGAAGATCTAA
- a CDS encoding NADP(H)-dependent aldo-keto reductase, which translates to MQYRPLGDSPLKVSALCLGTMTWGEQNTRNDAFAQIDRARGAGVNFMDVAEMYPVPPIEPTQGESERIIGEYFASRGKREDWILASKITGPGAWMPHIREGKTRFTHQHIQSAVEGSLKRLQTDYIDLYQLHWPDRNTNFFGNLGYRHKPDEEMTAIEDTLEALDVQVRAGKIRNIGLSNETPWGVMRFLQVARERGWPRIVSVQNPYNLLNRSYEVGLAEISMRENVGLLAYSPLAFGTLSGKYLGGKRPEKARLTLFERFSRYTNPQAQRAIEDYVKLAREHGIDPAQMALAFVTRQPFVTSNIIGATTMDQLNRNLSSINLGLSDSLLEAIAAIHTANPNPAP; encoded by the coding sequence ATGCAATACCGCCCGCTGGGTGACAGCCCCCTCAAGGTCAGCGCGCTATGTCTCGGCACCATGACCTGGGGCGAGCAGAATACCCGCAATGATGCCTTTGCCCAGATTGACCGCGCCCGCGGCGCCGGCGTCAATTTCATGGATGTGGCCGAAATGTATCCGGTACCGCCCATCGAGCCGACCCAGGGCGAGTCCGAACGGATAATCGGGGAATATTTCGCCAGCAGAGGCAAGCGCGAGGACTGGATTCTGGCCAGCAAGATCACCGGCCCCGGCGCCTGGATGCCGCACATTCGCGAGGGCAAGACCCGCTTTACCCATCAGCACATCCAGAGTGCCGTGGAAGGCAGCCTGAAGCGACTGCAGACTGACTATATTGACCTTTATCAACTGCACTGGCCTGACCGCAATACCAATTTTTTCGGCAATCTGGGCTATCGTCACAAGCCGGATGAAGAAATGACCGCGATTGAGGACACCCTGGAAGCACTGGATGTGCAGGTACGGGCCGGCAAGATTCGCAATATCGGCCTGTCCAACGAGACGCCCTGGGGTGTCATGCGCTTTCTGCAGGTTGCCCGGGAACGCGGCTGGCCGCGCATCGTCTCGGTTCAGAATCCCTACAACCTGCTGAATCGCAGCTACGAAGTGGGCCTGGCCGAGATTTCCATGCGCGAGAACGTTGGCCTGCTGGCTTACTCCCCGCTGGCCTTTGGCACCCTGAGTGGCAAATACCTGGGTGGCAAACGACCGGAAAAGGCCCGGCTGACGCTGTTCGAACGTTTCAGCCGCTATACCAACCCGCAAGCCCAGCGCGCCATTGAGGACTACGTCAAACTGGCGCGGGAGCACGGCATTGACCCGGCGCAAATGGCTCTGGCCTTTGTCACCCGGCAGCCCTTTGTCACCAGCAATATTATCGGTGCCACGACCATGGATCAGCTGAATCGCAACCTGAGCAGCATCAATCTGGGACTGAGCGATTCCCTGCTGGAAGCGATTGCGGCGATTCACACCGCCAACCCCAACCCGGCGCCCTAG
- the zapE gene encoding cell division protein ZapE, with the protein MTPIERYQADLKRPDFMHDPAQEQAVKHLQRLFDELVASEQQRGVTGLFGKLRRRRPPLVKGLYFWGGVGRGKTYLVDTFFDALPFERKMRTHFHRFMQRVHHELKGLKGEKNPLTLIARNFADEARVICFDEFFVSDITDAMILATLMEELFDNGVTLVATSNIVPDGLYKDGLQRARFLPAIALINEHTDVVNVDNGVDYRLRALEQAELYHWPLDPEADESLRRSFDSLVPDMDEVVEAEVLAVENRSIPSLRVCEDVAWFEFRALCDGPRSQNDYIELARIFHAVLIANVERMDASKDDMARRFINMVDEFYDRNVKLIISAEVPLKDLYAGGRLEFEFQRTLSRLLEMQSHEFLARAHKP; encoded by the coding sequence ATGACGCCCATTGAACGCTATCAGGCTGATCTCAAACGCCCCGATTTCATGCATGACCCGGCTCAGGAGCAAGCGGTCAAGCATTTGCAGCGCCTGTTTGATGAACTGGTAGCCAGCGAGCAGCAGCGAGGCGTCACCGGTCTGTTCGGTAAATTGCGTCGGCGCCGTCCGCCCCTGGTCAAAGGCCTGTATTTCTGGGGTGGGGTAGGCCGCGGCAAGACCTATCTGGTGGATACCTTTTTTGATGCCTTGCCCTTTGAGCGCAAGATGCGCACCCATTTTCACCGCTTCATGCAGCGCGTGCATCACGAACTCAAAGGCCTCAAGGGTGAGAAAAACCCGCTGACCCTGATTGCCCGCAACTTTGCCGACGAAGCACGAGTGATCTGTTTCGATGAGTTTTTCGTGTCGGATATCACCGACGCGATGATTCTGGCTACCTTGATGGAAGAATTGTTCGATAATGGGGTGACCCTGGTTGCCACCTCGAATATCGTCCCTGACGGCCTCTATAAGGATGGTTTGCAGCGTGCGCGCTTCCTCCCGGCGATCGCCCTGATCAATGAGCATACCGATGTCGTCAATGTCGACAACGGCGTTGATTATCGCTTGCGTGCATTGGAGCAGGCCGAGTTGTACCACTGGCCCCTGGACCCGGAAGCCGATGAGAGTCTGCGCCGCAGTTTTGATTCACTGGTGCCGGATATGGATGAAGTGGTCGAGGCTGAAGTGCTGGCGGTGGAAAATCGCTCCATTCCTTCGCTGCGGGTCTGTGAGGATGTTGCCTGGTTTGAGTTTCGCGCCCTGTGTGACGGGCCACGCAGCCAGAACGACTATATTGAGCTTGCGCGTATCTTCCACGCAGTACTGATTGCCAATGTTGAACGCATGGATGCCAGCAAGGACGATATGGCCCGGCGCTTTATCAATATGGTCGACGAATTCTATGACCGGAACGTCAAGCTGATCATCTCGGCTGAAGTGCCGCTCAAGGATCTGTATGCCGGCGGGCGGCTGGAATTCGAGTTCCAGCGGACCCTCAGTCGGTTGCTGGAAATGCAATCCCACGAATTCCTTGCCCGCGCGCACAAACCCTGA
- a CDS encoding alpha/beta hydrolase yields MSRPLEERITLNGPVGGLEALLHREPGADTVAVICHPHPLHGGAMQNKVVHTLQRAARDLGAHTLRFNFRGVGKSDGDYADGVGETEDCLAAIEWVRTELGVSKLWLMGFSFGGYVAAAAGARLERWPDRLLLVAPSVERMPFADLLPLAGATTVFVPEADEVVSPAATRRMLAAEDHAQLQAFAAAGHFFHGQLVELKAAAEAVLNGAG; encoded by the coding sequence ATGAGTCGCCCGCTGGAAGAACGCATCACTCTGAACGGTCCTGTCGGCGGCCTGGAGGCCCTGCTGCATCGCGAACCAGGGGCCGACACTGTTGCAGTGATCTGCCACCCTCATCCGCTGCACGGGGGCGCCATGCAGAACAAGGTAGTACATACCCTGCAACGCGCAGCCCGGGATCTTGGTGCACATACTCTGCGCTTCAATTTCCGTGGCGTCGGCAAGAGCGACGGTGACTATGCCGATGGCGTGGGTGAAACCGAGGATTGCCTGGCTGCCATTGAATGGGTGCGTACGGAACTGGGGGTCAGCAAACTCTGGTTGATGGGGTTTTCCTTTGGGGGCTATGTGGCTGCCGCAGCCGGCGCCAGGCTGGAGCGCTGGCCGGATCGCCTGTTGCTGGTTGCACCTTCGGTCGAGCGCATGCCCTTTGCTGATTTGCTGCCGTTGGCCGGGGCCACTACGGTCTTTGTACCCGAGGCGGATGAAGTGGTTTCGCCGGCTGCCACCCGCCGCATGCTGGCGGCAGAGGATCATGCACAGTTGCAGGCGTTTGCGGCTGCCGGACATTTCTTCCATGGTCAACTGGTGGAGCTCAAGGCGGCAGCGGAAGCGGTACTCAATGGTGCTGGCTGA
- a CDS encoding YhcB family protein, with translation MEASENLWIAAAIALAIGIIIGVVLTQIARRVSSGPSSSTHAQLESLQLRFEEYQQEVASHFKTTAGLVSRLNRDYQDIQQHMTKGAVDLAPDEMTRERLLASLHQDTPLVESKPRGSAPSVFDSMEPPRDYAPKQEGPGTLSEDFNLSKKA, from the coding sequence GTGGAAGCAAGCGAAAATCTCTGGATTGCAGCCGCCATTGCCTTGGCTATCGGCATCATTATCGGCGTTGTACTGACCCAGATTGCCCGACGCGTCAGCAGCGGCCCAAGCTCCAGCACGCACGCCCAACTGGAAAGTCTGCAGCTGCGTTTCGAGGAATATCAGCAAGAAGTGGCCAGCCACTTCAAAACCACTGCCGGGCTGGTTTCGCGCCTGAATCGCGATTACCAGGACATCCAGCAACACATGACGAAAGGTGCCGTCGATCTGGCACCGGACGAGATGACCCGGGAACGACTGCTCGCCAGCCTGCACCAGGACACCCCACTGGTTGAAAGCAAACCGCGCGGTAGCGCCCCCAGCGTTTTCGACAGCATGGAGCCACCCCGGGATTATGCACCCAAGCAGGAAGGCCCCGGCACATTGTCGGAAGACTTCAACTTGAGCAAGAAAGCCTGA
- a CDS encoding MlaE family ABC transporter permease, whose product MPSLPDNPFLSPDPEQPERWLIQGDWTLADYGRLRHLVSQAKAHAIHQFSLANLGRLDTAGGQMLVELLGADGLQRACTEADLSIERQILLQRIADSQQQALHSNDNVNQPGLVSEILARIGQAMVVFWHHLIDLLGFLGLTLASFTRLAVQPARWRPTAVAAQIEQTALNALPIVALLTFMVGAVVAFLGATVLADFGATVFTVDLVAFAFLREFGVLLAAILLAGRTASAFTAQIGSMKANEEIDAIRAIGLNPMDLLVLPRVLAMLIALPLLTFVAIISGIFGGAMVCALALDISPTMFLSQMQQNVEMRHFLLGMAKAPVFALLIAVIGCLEGFRVTGSAESVGEHTTSSVVQCIFAVILVDALAALFYMEMGW is encoded by the coding sequence ATGCCCAGCCTGCCCGACAACCCTTTCCTCAGTCCCGACCCCGAGCAGCCGGAACGCTGGTTGATTCAGGGTGACTGGACACTGGCCGACTACGGCCGCCTGCGGCATCTGGTCAGCCAGGCGAAAGCGCATGCGATCCACCAGTTCTCGCTGGCGAACCTCGGCCGACTGGACACGGCCGGCGGCCAGATGCTGGTCGAACTTCTCGGTGCCGATGGCTTGCAGCGCGCCTGTACCGAGGCGGATCTATCGATTGAACGGCAAATCCTGCTACAGCGCATTGCCGACAGCCAGCAGCAGGCACTGCACAGCAACGACAACGTCAACCAGCCCGGCCTGGTGTCTGAAATTCTTGCCCGCATCGGTCAGGCCATGGTGGTATTCTGGCACCACCTGATCGACCTGCTCGGCTTTCTCGGTTTGACCCTGGCCAGCTTCACTCGCCTGGCAGTGCAGCCTGCGCGCTGGCGGCCTACTGCAGTCGCCGCACAAATCGAGCAAACTGCGTTGAATGCCTTGCCAATTGTAGCCCTGCTGACTTTTATGGTCGGGGCTGTCGTCGCCTTCCTCGGCGCTACCGTGTTGGCAGACTTCGGCGCCACGGTCTTCACCGTCGACCTGGTCGCTTTTGCTTTCTTGCGCGAATTTGGCGTTCTGCTTGCCGCCATCCTGCTGGCCGGGCGCACTGCCAGCGCCTTCACCGCGCAAATCGGCTCAATGAAGGCCAATGAAGAAATCGATGCCATCCGCGCCATTGGCCTCAACCCGATGGATCTGCTGGTATTGCCGCGCGTGCTGGCCATGCTGATTGCCTTGCCGCTACTGACCTTCGTCGCCATTATCAGCGGTATCTTCGGTGGCGCCATGGTCTGTGCCCTGGCGCTGGATATTTCACCGACCATGTTCCTCAGCCAGATGCAACAGAATGTCGAGATGCGCCACTTTCTGCTCGGTATGGCCAAAGCGCCCGTGTTTGCTCTGCTGATCGCAGTGATAGGCTGCCTTGAGGGGTTCAGGGTGACCGGCAGCGCCGAGTCGGTCGGCGAACACACGACATCCAGCGTGGTGCAATGCATCTTTGCCGTCATTCTGGTCGATGCCCTGGCGGCCCTGTTCTACATGGAGATGGGCTGGTGA
- a CDS encoding ABC transporter ATP-binding protein produces the protein MSTTTQPLVQVRGLVNRFGTLAVHENLDLDIMPGEILGVVGGSGTGKSVLLRSIVGLHRPNAGSVRVFDVDLQALNGEERSQYERRFGVLFQRGALFSSLTVNENIALPLIEHAKLSRSDAEHLAGIKLALSGLPPHAGNKYPSELSGGMVKRAALARALALDPDILFLDEPTAGLDPIGAAAFDQLIKTLRDALGLSVFLVTHDLDTLYAICDRVAVLSERKVLIADQLDRVAATDNDWIQDYFNGPRGRAAAKTAGDNANREVSA, from the coding sequence GTGAGCACAACAACGCAACCGCTGGTCCAGGTCCGTGGCCTGGTCAATCGCTTCGGCACCCTGGCCGTACATGAAAACCTCGATCTGGACATCATGCCCGGGGAAATTCTCGGCGTAGTGGGTGGCTCGGGCACCGGCAAATCGGTCCTGCTACGCTCGATAGTAGGCCTGCATCGGCCAAATGCCGGTAGCGTGCGCGTCTTTGATGTCGACTTGCAAGCACTCAACGGCGAAGAGCGCAGCCAGTATGAACGCCGCTTCGGCGTGCTGTTCCAGCGGGGTGCCTTGTTCTCGTCCCTGACCGTCAACGAAAACATTGCGCTGCCACTGATAGAACATGCCAAGCTCAGCCGCAGTGACGCCGAACATCTTGCCGGTATCAAGCTGGCCCTGTCCGGGCTGCCTCCTCACGCGGGCAACAAATACCCCTCGGAACTGTCCGGCGGCATGGTCAAGCGTGCCGCACTGGCCCGCGCCCTGGCACTTGACCCGGATATCCTGTTTCTGGATGAACCCACCGCCGGGCTTGACCCGATTGGTGCAGCCGCCTTTGACCAACTGATCAAAACGCTGCGCGATGCGCTTGGTCTCAGTGTCTTTCTGGTCACCCATGACCTGGATACCCTGTACGCTATCTGCGACCGCGTGGCGGTGCTCTCGGAGCGCAAGGTACTGATCGCCGACCAACTGGACCGTGTTGCGGCCACCGACAACGACTGGATTCAGGACTATTTCAATGGCCCCCGTGGCCGAGCGGCAGCGAAAACCGCTGGCGACAATGCAAACAGGGAGGTATCCGCCTGA
- a CDS encoding MlaD family protein gives METRAHHIVIGLFTVLGALAAIVFAIWLSNASTQRDQQYYTVIFNEAVTGLSRGSAVQYSGIRIGDISELRLDADDPRRVIARIRVDADVPIKIDTRARLSFTGITGSSVIELSQGDPESPRLSGQNGEDPVIIASPSPISTLLANGEDLVTNINQLVSSARSIFSEENTARISNTLSAVEQASTSIADQGDNLGELISELTLVTRQAGETLNHTSELMASANQLLNNQGQHTLDGAEEALESIARTSKALEQMVDDNSDALSSGLQGLAQLEPAINELRGSLTSLRSITRRLDDNPSRFLLGRDSMEEFEP, from the coding sequence ATGGAAACCCGTGCCCATCATATTGTCATCGGCCTGTTCACCGTACTCGGTGCCCTGGCTGCGATTGTCTTTGCCATCTGGTTGAGCAATGCCAGCACCCAGCGAGATCAGCAATACTACACAGTGATCTTCAATGAGGCTGTGACCGGCCTGTCACGCGGTAGCGCTGTGCAATACAGCGGCATCCGTATCGGTGATATCAGCGAGCTGCGACTGGATGCTGACGACCCGCGCCGCGTGATTGCGCGTATTCGCGTAGATGCCGACGTACCGATCAAGATCGACACCCGCGCCCGCCTCTCCTTTACCGGCATTACCGGCTCCTCAGTGATCGAACTCAGCCAGGGCGATCCGGAAAGCCCACGCCTGTCCGGTCAAAACGGCGAGGACCCGGTCATCATTGCCTCGCCTTCGCCCATTTCCACCCTGCTGGCCAACGGTGAAGATCTGGTCACCAATATCAACCAGCTGGTATCCAGTGCGCGCTCGATTTTTTCCGAAGAAAACACGGCAAGAATCAGCAATACGCTGAGTGCCGTTGAGCAGGCATCCACCAGCATTGCCGACCAGGGTGACAACCTGGGAGAACTGATCAGTGAGCTGACGCTGGTGACCCGCCAGGCAGGTGAAACCCTGAACCACACCAGCGAACTGATGGCGAGTGCCAATCAGCTGCTGAACAATCAGGGGCAACATACTCTGGATGGGGCGGAAGAGGCTCTGGAGTCGATCGCGCGGACCAGCAAGGCGCTGGAACAGATGGTCGATGACAACAGTGATGCCCTGAGCAGCGGCCTGCAGGGCCTGGCCCAGCTGGAACCGGCGATCAACGAACTGCGTGGCAGCCTGACCTCGTTGCGCAGCATAACCCGCCGCCTGGATGACAACCCCAGTCGTTTCCTGCTCGGGCGCGACAGCATGGAGGAATTTGAACCATGA
- a CDS encoding ABC-type transport auxiliary lipoprotein family protein, protein MNRLHRLLPILLATTVLSLNACSILPEAEPINVYQLPDAQVEPLSQPSLPLALRINTPSAGFVHSSPRMLVNPQGNQLSTYKGSRWSDPAPALIRDYLVHAFNGAGLVSDVSTDEQALHADVHLGSELRRFQVVYPDGPIRVVIDFKARLIDPGSRRTLASENFLIEQPLSDPHVASVVEGYGLAAQQLAEQLLAWAARTLEHHQADSPFER, encoded by the coding sequence ATGAATCGCCTGCACCGATTACTGCCGATATTGCTCGCGACCACTGTATTGAGCTTGAACGCCTGCTCGATCTTGCCGGAAGCCGAACCAATCAACGTGTACCAGTTGCCCGACGCTCAAGTCGAGCCACTGTCGCAGCCGTCACTGCCCCTGGCATTGCGTATCAACACGCCAAGCGCCGGTTTTGTGCACAGCAGCCCACGCATGCTGGTCAATCCGCAAGGCAATCAATTGAGCACCTACAAAGGTTCGCGCTGGAGTGACCCGGCACCGGCGTTGATACGCGATTATCTGGTTCACGCGTTCAATGGTGCCGGCCTGGTCTCGGATGTGAGCACCGATGAGCAGGCCCTGCATGCCGATGTGCATCTGGGCAGTGAATTACGCCGCTTTCAGGTGGTGTATCCGGATGGGCCGATTCGGGTAGTGATCGACTTCAAGGCACGCCTGATTGACCCGGGCAGCCGGCGCACCCTGGCCAGCGAAAACTTTTTGATCGAACAACCCTTGAGCGACCCGCACGTGGCCAGCGTGGTGGAAGGGTATGGGCTGGCTGCCCAGCAACTGGCTGAACAGTTATTGGCCTGGGCAGCCAGAACGCTGGAACACCATCAGGCTGACAGTCCATTTGAACGCTGA
- a CDS encoding GGDEF domain-containing protein: MDTSSKPGVRKSKLPSAAASGTVKEPACPQTARMRVIRQLRKTWIHLVRYLTERDNPWIFKSARVVGNVSFEDMAQITLDSIGDAVLVVDPQGTVIYLNKVAELLTGWSGEQALGRSVDEVFCIVDGVTRQRVTSPSQRAISEGRIVALALGSMLIRRDGTDMAIEDSAAPIHNRHGRMTGAVIVFHDARLSGSVVQEMSHLAQHDGLTGLPNRMLLVERLTQAIGIAKRHGKQVALMFLDLDHFKPINDSFGHAVGDHLLRDLAADMIGCVRATDTVSRHGGDEFVILLSEIEDRQDAALIAEKLLAKFAVPRVIDGHALQITLSIGISVFPDDGADADSLMLKADQAMYCAKNMGRNTYLLWHQDKR, translated from the coding sequence ATGGATACCTCTTCCAAACCCGGTGTGCGCAAGTCAAAATTACCTTCAGCGGCGGCTTCCGGCACTGTGAAGGAACCCGCTTGCCCGCAAACAGCCCGCATGCGGGTTATCCGCCAACTGCGCAAAACCTGGATACATCTGGTGCGTTACCTGACGGAAAGGGATAACCCATGGATTTTTAAATCGGCGCGTGTTGTCGGTAATGTCTCATTCGAGGATATGGCGCAAATCACCCTGGATTCAATTGGTGATGCGGTACTGGTGGTTGATCCGCAAGGCACTGTGATCTATCTCAACAAGGTTGCCGAACTGCTGACCGGATGGTCGGGCGAACAGGCACTGGGACGCTCAGTGGATGAGGTCTTCTGCATCGTTGATGGCGTTACCCGGCAACGGGTAACGAGCCCATCCCAGCGAGCCATCAGCGAAGGCCGCATTGTAGCCCTGGCACTCGGCAGTATGCTGATTCGGCGCGATGGGACCGACATGGCAATCGAAGATTCAGCCGCGCCGATTCATAATCGACATGGCAGGATGACCGGTGCGGTGATCGTTTTTCATGATGCCCGCCTGTCCGGCTCGGTTGTGCAGGAGATGAGCCATCTTGCCCAGCATGACGGCCTCACCGGTTTGCCCAACCGGATGTTGCTGGTTGAGCGACTTACCCAGGCCATAGGCATTGCCAAGCGGCACGGCAAGCAGGTTGCGCTGATGTTCCTCGACCTGGATCATTTCAAGCCCATCAATGATTCCTTTGGCCATGCGGTAGGTGATCACTTGTTGCGTGACCTGGCTGCAGACATGATTGGTTGTGTTCGCGCTACCGATACCGTCAGCCGCCACGGCGGTGATGAGTTCGTTATCCTGTTGAGCGAAATCGAGGATCGCCAGGATGCTGCCCTGATTGCGGAAAAGTTGTTGGCCAAATTTGCTGTGCCGCGGGTCATTGACGGGCATGCCCTGCAGATAACCCTGAGTATTGGCATCAGCGTCTTTCCTGATGATGGTGCTGATGCCGACAGCCTGATGCTGAAAGCTGACCAGGCGATGTATTGCGCCAAGAATATGGGCCGGAACACCTACCTGTTGTGGCATCAGGACAAGCGATAA
- a CDS encoding Crp/Fnr family transcriptional regulator, translating into MTIVVSPTHNHILNALPADVRLRLFPYLELTALPLGKVLYEPGDKMRHLYFPTDSIVSLLYVMENGSSAEISVVGNEGLVGISLFMGGDSTSSRAVVQSGGSAYRLPSQRLVEEFNRHGDLMSLVLRYTQALITQMAQTAVCNRHHSIDQQLCRWLLLSLDRLPSNHLQMTQELIANMLGVRREGVTEAAGRLQKLGVIKYSRGHIEVLDRPKLELLSCECYEVVKRETDRLLKCSSLPGQVLPRKGNACNHMH; encoded by the coding sequence ATGACCATTGTCGTATCGCCCACGCACAACCATATCCTCAATGCCTTGCCGGCTGATGTACGTCTGCGACTGTTTCCCTATCTTGAACTGACGGCCCTGCCGCTGGGCAAGGTGCTCTATGAACCCGGCGACAAGATGCGGCACCTGTACTTTCCAACCGACAGCATTGTCTCCTTGCTGTACGTGATGGAAAACGGTTCCTCGGCGGAAATATCCGTGGTCGGTAATGAGGGGCTGGTGGGTATTTCTCTGTTTATGGGAGGGGACAGCACCTCCAGTCGTGCTGTGGTCCAAAGCGGTGGTAGCGCTTACCGGCTGCCATCGCAGCGGCTGGTTGAAGAATTCAACCGTCACGGCGATTTGATGTCGCTGGTGCTGCGCTATACGCAGGCACTGATTACCCAGATGGCGCAGACGGCGGTATGCAATCGTCATCACTCGATTGACCAGCAGTTGTGTCGTTGGCTGCTGCTCTCGCTGGATCGTTTGCCGTCGAACCATTTGCAGATGACCCAGGAACTGATCGCCAACATGCTGGGTGTGCGCCGTGAAGGGGTGACTGAAGCAGCGGGGCGACTGCAAAAGCTTGGGGTCATCAAGTATAGTCGTGGCCATATCGAAGTGTTGGACCGCCCCAAGCTTGAGCTGCTGAGCTGCGAGTGCTACGAAGTGGTCAAGCGGGAAACCGATCGCTTGCTGAAGTGCTCCAGCTTGCCGGGACAGGTGCTGCCCAGGAAGGGCAATGCCTGCAACCATATGCACTGA